The Chthoniobacterales bacterium DNA window AAGATCGAAACGGTCTGGCGGCCAAAGGAATGGAAGTGGGATGGAAAAAACGGAGATGATTATCTGCCGATCAAGCCTGCGACGGAACCATTTAAGTTGGTGGATCTGAGCGGCGATGGCGTGCCGGAAGTGATCTTTGCCGGGGAGGTGGAGAAATATTATCAGGAGCATTACCTGCTGCGCTTCGATCCCGCGAAGCATCGGCTCAATCTCGTAGCCTCAGCGATGGGCGAACCGCAAAAAGCCGGGAAATACGTCCGGCTCGATTTCAACTCGGGACGTCGTGCCATTTGGGGGGAGTCGCAATTTTTTGAGTGGAGCGACGGTGCACTCATCAAGAAGGCGTCCTGGCACGATGAAGTGGGATACGGCACGAACGACCCGACGTTTGTCGAAGGAGAGGGGATCGGGAAGGATGACAAGTTGGAGACGATCCGGGTAGGCATGGGACACGGTGCCGATATGAATGACTCCGATCCGTATGTTCTCACAAAAAACGAGCAGCCCTATGGAACGCTGTCGATTACTTGGAAGGCGCAGGAAGCGGGGGCAGATGTCTCAATGAGCGATGTGGAGAATCGGTGGCTTTTCGAGAAGATCACCCGTCTGCCTGCGGCGCTTTATCCTGATGCTGAGGAAGCCAGAAGAGATCATCCATTACTCCGTTTTGAAGATGTGGCGACCGTGCAAGTCACCGGCGCAGCCGAGGCGGAGGGCCTTTTTCGAGTCCGAAAAAGTAGTCCGAAACCACATCGCTGACGCCTGCCGTGGCGGCTCGAGAGATTCGGATGGAACTCCGCTGGCGCGGCTTGCAATCCGGCGGCCATCTTGAGGCTGTGCCAGGCGGCGACACGGGCGTCGTTCAGGCCGGTAGTGAGCAGAACGCGGGGTCGCGGCTGTTGATCGATATCGCGGTTTCCTTTTGGTTTGTGACAGATTCGTCTTGTGACGATCCTGCATGGTTGGTTACCTCCGAAGGATGTTCCCCCGCATATCCTCCGCTCTTGCCCTCACGGGTGTCTGTTTCTCCGCCTCTTTGTCGTCAGCCTCCGCCAATGAGGTTCGCGCCACGGTGACGATCAATGACAGTGGCACGCTCATATTTCAAAACCCCAACTCCACGGGCGCTCCCTTGAGTCCGTCGGTCTCCGGCACTTACGGTTCGTCCAGCGTCGCGGCCTCCATGGGCGCGGTGGCGGTCGATCTCGATCTGGCCGGACGGCCCACCGGTTCCGACAGTGCCACCAGCGGGGCGACTTGGAAGGAAGATTACACGATTCTGGGCGGCAGCGGGGCTGGCACGGCAAACTTCACTTTCTCCCTGACCGGCACATTTACGGCGGGCAATCTTATCGGATCGGATCAGGTGAATTACGGCGCGAACGCCTTTGGCAACTCCTTGGACAGTGCGCAATATCAGAGCGGCAACGTCCTCTCCGGCGTGCTGCCACCGCAGACCTATACGGTGCCCGTGGCGTTTACCTACGGCACGCCTTTCACGGTGTCGGGCGGTCTTTCGGGGGGCGCGAACCTTTCCGGCAGTGTCGGGTTTGGGCATATCCACATGGCCTTGCGCGAGACCGGGTTTACGGTGGCCGGGGGAAATTACACGGCGAGCTCCGCCGGTGGCACGAGTCGGGGTGGAACCTTCGCCTCGGGAGCGGACTACACAGGATTTACCCTCGCCAACAGCGTCGGGCACACGACCACGGCCACCCTCGTGGGCGGCACGGCAGGTGCGGATCGGGACATTTCGTTGAACTTCCTCTCGCCTAATGGAAGCCTGCAGGCCGCGAGCGATATCGTGGATGTAAAAGGCCCGTTGACCGATGTCTTTGTCCTCCAGCTCAACTACGATCTGGCTGCCGCCAATACACTCTTTGGCGGAGATAACGGACTTTTCCTCGCCTGGTTTGATACGGCTACCGGCGTCTGGAAAAACGCGGTGGCGGGAAACGAGGGCGGCACTTCTACTTTCTTCAATCGCGCCTACAATCCGCTGACCGATTTCTCGCTCGGCAACTGGGGCATTGACACCACGGCGCACAACGTCTGGGCGGTGGTCAACCACAACAGCGAATACGCGGTGACCGCCTCGCCGACGCCCGAGCCCGCGAGTTGGCTCTTACTCGGATGCAGCGGCCTCGTTCTCGGCTATCGCCGTTTTCGCCGGGCGTAAGGTTGCTTCTTAGGCGACTTCCATCTCTTTGAAGCCCGCCATACCCTCGTTCCCAAACTCCCGTTTGGGAATGCCTTGTCTCCGAAACTCCGTTTCCTTTGGAGTCGTCGCATCGGGGAAACAGGAAAACGAGTCGGACGAATCGCAGCCGGGGAAACAGGAGTTTCCCAAGCAAGTGCGTTCCCAAACAGGAGTTTGGGAACGAGGGGCGACAACGGAATCTTGGCGTGGTTATTTCGCGGGAACGGCGACTTCGAGTTCCTTGAAGAGGAAGCTGTAAACGTCGGCGTCTTCGTCGATGGTGATGCTGAGGGCGGTGCCCATGCCGTGGCCGGCTCCGAAGTTGACTCGCAGTAAAATGGGGTTCGGCGAGGACGTGGCTTCTTGCAGGGCGGCGACCATCTTGAGGCTGTGCCAGGCGGCGACGCGGCCGTCGTTCAGGCCGGTGGTGAGGAGGACACTGGGGTATTTGGTTTTATCCACGACGTGATGATAGGGCGAGTAGGCGTGGAGGGCGTTGAATTGGGCGCGATCTTTGACGGTGCCAAACTCGGTGATGTTAAATTCTCCATTGGGCTCCAACTCGGTTCTCAGCGCGTCGTAGAAGCCGACGTAGGAGACGACGGCGCGGAAGAGTTCCGGGTGCTGGGTGAGGGCGCCGCCCATGAGCAAGCCGCCCGCGCTGCCGCCTTCGATGGCGAGTTTGTCGGGGCGCGTGTAGTGGTTTTCAACGAGGAAACGCGCGCAGGTGGCGAGGTCGTCGATGGTGGTTTGCTTGTGAGTCAGATTCGCGGCTTTGTGCCAGGCTTCGCCGTATTCGCCGCCGCCCCGGAGGTTGGCGACGATGTAAAGGCCGCCGCGTTCGAGCCAGAGTTTGCGCGAGAAATCGAAGTTGGGTTCCATGTTAATCCCGTAGGAGCCGTAGCCGTAGAGGATGGCGGGCGCGCTGCCGTCGGGCTTGAAGCCGGCGGGTTTGATGATATTCAGGGGAATGGAGGTGCCGTCGGGGGCTTTTGCGAAAGTGCGGGTGACGGTGATGCCGCTGAAATCGACGGGTGAGGTGGAAGCCAACGCGGTTTTGCGGGATTGGCCGGTGGCCGGGTCGTGGCTCCACCAGGCGGTGGGCGCGATGTAGGAGGAGAGGCGGTAGAGAAGCTGGCCATTGCGCAGGACGTGCATCTCGCGAACGGAGGTGACGTCGGGTGTGGCGATGATGTGTTCCGATTTCTCCGTGGAGCTGATGAAGCGGATGCGAGACGGGCCTCCGATCATGTCGCGCAGGTAGAGTCCATTGGAACTCGGTTCGA harbors:
- a CDS encoding prolyl oligopeptidase family serine peptidase; the encoded protein is MCGGTSFGGNQPCRIVTRRICHKPKGNRDIDQQPRPRVLLTTGLNDARVAAWHSLKMAAGLQAAPAEFHPNLSSRHGRRQRCGFGLLFRTRKRPSASAAPVTCTVATSSKRSNG
- a CDS encoding prolyl oligopeptidase family serine peptidase; protein product: MMTHFARSLILALVFQASFNAFAADALDFPKAEKKPVIDSYFGVDVLDNYQWMESATDPAVKTFATAQNDRTRKFLDAIPERAAIKDTLTKWYAALTMSYSGLNETPAGLFANKFAPPKEQPLIVLLPSPDAPAEEKIVLDPQSLDSTGATAIDWWVPSPDGKLLAVSLSKHGSEDGTLRIFDVATGKPLPDSIPRVQYPTGGGSVAWAGDGKSLFYTRYPAPGERPAADEHFFQQIWHHTLGDDPKKDSYSLGKDFPRIAEVELATSHDGSLIIASVSNGDGGDYEHFVLREGKWTQITHFPDAIKTVGPSLDGQTLYLLSRKDAPKGKVLTLAASALDQPTTPLVPESDAVIQDLEPSSNGLYLRDMIGGPSRIRFISSTEKSEHIIATPDVTSVREMHVLRNGQLLYRLSSYIAPTAWWSHDPATGQSRKTALASTSPVDFSGITVTRTFAKAPDGTSIPLNIIKPAGFKPDGSAPAILYGYGSYGINMEPNFDFSRKLWLERGGLYIVANLRGGGEYGEAWHKAANLTHKQTTIDDLATCARFLVENHYTRPDKLAIEGGSAGGLLMGGALTQHPELFRAVVSYVGFYDALRTELEPNGEFNITEFGTVKDRAQFNALHAYSPYHHVVDKTKYPSVLLTTGLNDGRVAAWHSLKMVAALQEATSSPNPILLRVNFGAGHGMGTALSITIDEDADVYSFLFKELEVAVPAK